Proteins found in one Patescibacteria group bacterium genomic segment:
- a CDS encoding ribosome-binding factor A → MTRKMESVDELIKRIFGQIILENFETPNGCLVTVDKVETLKNLQETKIYLKIFPTEKERKIFELLQLKTGLFQKELAQRLSFHSLPKIKLLLS, encoded by the coding sequence ATGACCAGAAAAATGGAAAGTGTTGACGAATTGATCAAAAGAATTTTTGGCCAGATTATTTTAGAAAATTTTGAAACTCCAAATGGCTGTCTAGTAACAGTTGATAAAGTTGAGACATTGAAAAATCTTCAGGAAACAAAAATTTATTTGAAAATTTTCCCAACTGAAAAAGAAAGAAAAATTTTTGAACTACTTCAATTGAAAACCGGTCTTTTTCAAAAAGAATTGGCTCAAAGACTTTCCTTTCATTCTTTACCAAAAATAAAACTCCTCCTTAGTTGA
- a CDS encoding S1 RNA-binding domain-containing protein, whose product MKNLLKKIKKFEVGQMVTGRVLKIGKNEVWLDLGGLATGVVRGAELQDELGDYLNLKVGDEATALVIDEENERGEVELSFRAGAKLKTSEMIKKIQEEGRTISVKVIDANRGGLIVQYKKISGFIPSSQLSSQHFPQVVDGDKNKILEKLKEIVGQSLEVKIISSDETNKKVIFSEKEVELEKKSSLFKKYKVGDIVEGRVVGISPFGVFVELDDQIKGLVHISEIAWQKIEKIEEVVKVGDRVKAVVLSVDDSKISLSLKRTQENPWKMIEKKYKVGDLVQGKISKIRPYGFLVEVEKDIYGLAHISEIPEEIMKEKIKVGQIFSFKIISLESEDHRLGLSLKEVTQK is encoded by the coding sequence ATGAAAAACTTATTAAAGAAAATAAAAAAATTTGAAGTTGGCCAAATGGTGACTGGTCGTGTCTTGAAAATTGGAAAAAATGAGGTCTGGCTTGATCTAGGAGGTCTGGCTACTGGTGTTGTCCGAGGGGCTGAACTTCAAGATGAATTGGGAGACTATTTAAATTTAAAGGTTGGTGATGAGGCAACAGCTTTAGTTATTGACGAAGAAAATGAAAGAGGAGAAGTTGAACTTTCTTTTCGGGCTGGGGCTAAATTAAAAACTTCTGAAATGATTAAAAAAATCCAAGAAGAAGGAAGGACTATTTCTGTAAAGGTAATCGACGCCAATCGAGGTGGATTAATTGTTCAATATAAAAAAATCTCTGGTTTTATCCCTTCTTCACAACTTTCTAGCCAACACTTTCCTCAAGTCGTTGATGGGGATAAAAATAAAATTTTAGAAAAATTAAAAGAAATCGTCGGTCAGTCTTTAGAAGTAAAAATAATTAGTAGTGATGAAACGAATAAAAAAGTTATTTTTTCGGAAAAAGAGGTTGAATTAGAAAAAAAATCGTCTTTGTTTAAAAAATATAAAGTTGGTGACATCGTTGAAGGAAGGGTTGTTGGTATCTCTCCTTTTGGTGTTTTTGTCGAGTTAGATGATCAAATTAAAGGCTTGGTCCATATTTCAGAAATTGCTTGGCAAAAAATAGAAAAAATAGAAGAGGTAGTCAAAGTTGGTGATCGAGTTAAAGCCGTAGTTCTTTCTGTTGATGATTCAAAAATTTCTCTTTCACTAAAAAGAACCCAAGAAAATCCTTGGAAAATGATTGAAAAAAAATATAAAGTTGGTGATCTTGTTCAAGGAAAAATTTCTAAAATCAGACCTTATGGATTTTTGGTTGAGGTTGAAAAAGATATTTATGGCCTAGCTCATATTTCTGAAATTCCTGAAGAGATAATGAAAGAAAAGATTAAGGTTGGCCAGATTTTCTCCTTTAAAATCATTTCTTTAGAGTCAGAAGATCATCGTTTAGGTTTAAGCCTCAAAGAAGTTACTCAAAAATAA
- the clpP gene encoding ATP-dependent Clp endopeptidase proteolytic subunit ClpP, which yields MYLVPTVIEKSQFGERAYDIYSRLLKERIIFLGDVIDDNVANTIIAQLLFLESEDKNKEIKLYINSPGGSVTAGMAIYDTMRYVKPDVATICVGLAGSMAAVLLAAGAKGKRFALPNSEVMLHQVMGGAEGPALDIKIRAEHILKIRERINKILSFHTGQPLEKIEKDTDREFFMDAEEAKKYGLIDQIIK from the coding sequence ATGTACCTCGTCCCAACAGTCATCGAGAAATCTCAATTCGGGGAAAGGGCCTATGATATTTATTCTCGGCTTTTAAAAGAAAGAATTATTTTTCTTGGCGACGTAATCGACGATAATGTGGCTAATACTATTATTGCCCAACTCTTATTTTTAGAAAGCGAAGACAAAAACAAAGAAATTAAACTTTATATTAACAGTCCGGGTGGCAGTGTTACAGCCGGAATGGCTATTTATGATACGATGCGCTATGTTAAACCAGACGTGGCAACTATTTGTGTTGGTTTAGCTGGGAGTATGGCTGCTGTCTTGCTAGCAGCTGGCGCTAAAGGAAAAAGGTTTGCTTTACCAAACTCAGAAGTGATGCTTCACCAGGTGATGGGTGGAGCTGAGGGGCCGGCTCTTGATATAAAAATAAGAGCTGAACATATTTTAAAGATTAGGGAAAGAATTAATAAAATTCTCTCCTTTCACACCGGTCAACCCCTAGAGAAGATAGAGAAAGACACCGATCGAGAATTTTTTATGGATGCAGAGGAAGCAAAAAAATATGGTTTAATTGACCAGATAATTAAATAA
- the dnaN gene encoding DNA polymerase III subunit beta: protein MKGTFLQKNLIKGLEKVFHLASISKSSLPILGNVLLKIEKGLLYLVSTDLEIAIETFIGGKIEKEGSFTVPASLLFSHVNFLPNEPVTIEVTKDELFLKYKNGETKIKGLSSEDFPILPKIEKEEKYLLSGQDLKKSIQQTISSCNPSETRPEISGLLFSFSPESQTLTIVGTDSYRLAEKKITLGKSTTSQRSKKIIVPLKTLQEFLRIFNSSAEKKENEVEIFLSENQILFYFQETKLISRIIQAEFPNYQEIIPRNFRTKAILERELLIKTIKGIAPFSKTGINDISFEFLPNKSAIILSSLNNQVGESRVEVKGEVSGEKNSLAFNYHYLLDGLTSFTTPEFSFEIIDDSSPSVIKPFPEENFLYLIMPIKA from the coding sequence ATGAAAGGAACTTTCTTACAAAAAAATTTAATTAAAGGGTTAGAAAAGGTTTTTCACCTAGCTAGTATAAGTAAATCGTCTTTACCAATTTTAGGCAACGTCCTTTTAAAAATAGAAAAAGGGTTACTTTATCTTGTTTCAACAGATTTAGAAATAGCTATTGAAACTTTTATTGGTGGAAAAATAGAAAAAGAAGGTTCTTTCACTGTTCCAGCTTCTTTGCTTTTTTCCCATGTAAATTTTTTACCTAACGAGCCGGTAACAATTGAAGTAACTAAAGATGAACTTTTTTTAAAATATAAAAACGGTGAAACAAAAATAAAAGGACTATCAAGTGAAGATTTTCCAATTTTGCCTAAAATAGAAAAAGAAGAAAAATACCTCCTTTCCGGGCAAGATTTAAAAAAATCAATTCAGCAAACCATCTCTTCTTGCAATCCGTCAGAAACCAGACCAGAAATTAGTGGCCTCTTATTTTCTTTTTCTCCTGAATCACAAACCTTAACCATTGTTGGAACTGACAGTTATCGATTAGCAGAAAAAAAGATAACTCTAGGAAAATCAACAACCAGCCAAAGGTCTAAAAAAATCATTGTTCCACTCAAAACCCTTCAAGAATTTTTAAGAATTTTTAATTCGTCGGCTGAAAAGAAAGAAAACGAAGTAGAAATTTTTCTTTCTGAAAATCAAATTCTGTTTTATTTTCAAGAAACTAAACTTATTTCTCGAATTATTCAAGCCGAATTTCCTAACTATCAAGAAATTATTCCTAGAAATTTTAGAACAAAAGCAATTCTAGAAAGAGAATTATTAATTAAAACTATCAAAGGGATTGCTCCCTTTTCCAAAACCGGTATCAATGATATTTCTTTTGAATTTCTTCCTAATAAATCAGCAATTATCCTCTCTTCTTTAAACAATCAAGTTGGAGAAAGTAGGGTTGAGGTCAAAGGTGAAGTTTCTGGTGAAAAAAACAGTTTGGCCTTTAACTATCACTATCTTTTAGACGGTCTAACCAGTTTCACAACGCCAGAATTTTCTTTTGAAATAATTGACGACAGTTCACCAAGTGTCATTAAACCATTTCCTGAAGAAAACTTTCTTTATCTGATTATGCCGATTAAAGCTTAG
- the ftsH gene encoding ATP-dependent zinc metalloprotease FtsH, with protein MNKKLIINFLIILIFFLIISGFFSLLTNPFEKTEEITIDNFIRQLKEGKIKAIVVEENKVNLISQDNKKMFFYKEEKETLTSILNYYQVSPEILRDVSQTIKPPAGKNVFLQSILPSLLPLILLIGILYFFSRQIRGGAQEAFRFGESQAREIRPGERTKVTFKDVAGVKEAKEELKEIVDFLKKPKKFTALGAKIPKGVLLMGPPGCGKTLLARAVAGEAQVPFFHISGSEFVEMFVGVGASRVRSLFQKAKKNLPCIVFIDELDAVGRQRGAGLGGSHDEREQTLNQILVEMDGFEPNIGLIVISATNRPDVLDPALLRPGRFDRRIVLDMPDVKDREEILKIHARGKPLAKNVSLKKIAERTPGFSGADLANLMNEAAILAARREKDKIYEKEVLESIEKVLLGPERKSHLLSEKERKVVAYHEAGHALVAHSLPHCDPVQKVSIIARGQAAGYTLKMPEKERYLKFKSEFLDNLSALLGGYVAEEEIFGEVTTGAANDLKQATELAKKLVTEFGMSEILGPRTFGERHELIFLGREIAEQKDYSEKSAQIIDEEVSRFINQCYTKAKEVVKTKREFLEKIAKKLLEKETLEKEEFLKIFN; from the coding sequence ATGAATAAAAAATTGATTATTAACTTTCTGATTATTCTAATTTTCTTTTTAATTATTAGTGGTTTCTTTAGTCTTTTAACTAATCCTTTTGAGAAAACGGAAGAAATAACAATCGATAATTTTATTAGACAATTAAAAGAAGGAAAAATAAAAGCTATTGTTGTCGAGGAAAACAAGGTTAATTTAATCAGCCAGGACAACAAAAAAATGTTTTTCTATAAAGAAGAAAAAGAAACTTTAACTTCTATTTTGAATTATTATCAGGTTTCACCAGAGATATTAAGAGATGTTTCACAAACCATTAAACCACCGGCTGGAAAAAATGTTTTTTTGCAAAGTATTTTACCCTCCCTCCTGCCGCTAATTTTACTTATTGGTATTCTTTATTTTTTCTCTCGTCAAATCAGGGGTGGGGCACAAGAAGCTTTTCGTTTTGGTGAAAGTCAAGCCAGAGAAATAAGGCCAGGAGAAAGAACGAAGGTGACCTTTAAAGATGTGGCTGGTGTCAAAGAAGCAAAAGAAGAACTAAAAGAGATTGTTGATTTTTTAAAAAAACCAAAAAAATTTACCGCCTTAGGAGCGAAAATCCCTAAGGGCGTGCTTTTAATGGGGCCACCAGGTTGTGGAAAAACTCTTTTGGCAAGAGCAGTGGCTGGCGAAGCTCAGGTGCCGTTTTTTCATATTTCTGGCTCGGAATTCGTTGAAATGTTTGTCGGCGTTGGCGCTTCCCGTGTTCGTTCTTTATTTCAAAAGGCAAAAAAGAATTTGCCTTGTATTGTCTTTATTGACGAACTTGATGCTGTTGGTCGACAAAGAGGGGCTGGGTTAGGGGGATCCCACGATGAAAGGGAACAGACTTTAAATCAAATTTTAGTTGAAATGGATGGTTTTGAGCCGAATATTGGACTGATTGTTATTTCCGCCACTAATCGTCCTGATGTCTTAGATCCAGCCCTACTTCGACCAGGCCGTTTTGATCGCAGAATTGTTCTTGATATGCCAGATGTTAAAGATCGGGAAGAAATTCTAAAAATTCATGCCCGAGGGAAACCTTTGGCGAAAAACGTTTCTCTAAAAAAAATTGCGGAAAGAACGCCAGGCTTTTCTGGGGCCGATTTAGCTAATTTAATGAACGAAGCAGCAATTTTAGCTGCCCGAAGAGAAAAAGATAAAATTTATGAGAAAGAGGTTTTAGAGTCAATCGAAAAAGTTCTTTTGGGTCCGGAAAGAAAATCTCATCTTCTTTCAGAAAAAGAAAGAAAAGTTGTCGCTTATCATGAAGCTGGTCATGCTTTAGTTGCCCATTCCTTGCCTCATTGTGATCCAGTCCAAAAAGTCTCAATTATTGCCCGCGGTCAAGCGGCTGGTTATACGTTAAAAATGCCAGAAAAAGAAAGATATTTAAAATTTAAGTCTGAATTTCTAGATAATCTTTCGGCTCTTTTGGGTGGCTATGTGGCTGAAGAAGAAATTTTTGGCGAGGTAACAACCGGAGCAGCTAATGACTTAAAACAAGCAACTGAATTGGCAAAAAAATTAGTGACTGAGTTTGGAATGAGCGAAATTTTGGGCCCCCGAACCTTTGGTGAAAGACATGAGTTGATTTTTTTAGGTCGCGAGATTGCTGAACAGAAAGATTATTCGGAAAAATCAGCTCAAATTATTGATGAGGAAGTTTCAAGATTTATCAATCAGTGTTATACCAAGGCCAAAGAGGTGGTTAAAACAAAGAGAGAGTTTTTGGAAAAAATTGCTAAAAAACTTTTAGAAAAGGAAACTTTAGAGAAAGAAGAGTTTTTAAAAATTTTTAATTAA